The DNA region GCTCCGAGGCCGTAGTGGTACGGCCGACCGATGCAACACGCCGTCGCGCCGAGGGCCAGGGCCTTCGCTATGTCGCTGCCCCGCCGGATGCCGCCGTCGAGCAGGACATCACCGCGTCCGGCGACCGCGCTGGCAATCTCCGGCAGCACGGACAGGCTGGCGGGCGCACCGTCGAGAAGCCGACCGCCGTGGTTCGAGACGATCACGCCGTTGGCGCCGCGCTCGATGCACTGAACCGCGTCGCTGGGGTCGAGGATGCCCTTCACCAGCAGCGGGCGGTCCCATCGGTCGCGAACCCGCTGCAGGTCGTCCCAACTCCGCTTCGGGCCACTGGACAACGCCTGGCCGGGAATGACGGGCCGCGGTGGGAACTTGCGTTTCACCTCCGCCTCGCCGAGGTTGCGTGCGGCGATGAGGTGCGCGGTCCGCAGGAAGCCCGCCGCCCACTGCGGTCGCGACGCCACATCGAGCACGTTGCGCACCGTGTACTTGGCCGGGATCGCGCCGCGGCGTAGCGAGCGCTCAAGGCTCCCGCCGACCGGGGCGTCGACCATCATCACGAGCGCCTCGTAGCCGGCGGCGTAGGCACGCTTGACCAGAGACTCCATCAGTCCGGCGTCCGGAATGATCGGACGCCCGACCATCACAGGATTGCTCTGTGAAGCGGTCGCGGCGCCTGAGTGACGGCTCGTCAGTTCAGGTGTGCGATTCTGAGCGGCCGACAACGATCGCTCGGCGGCCGCGCTCGGCTGACACGAGTCCCTCGTCCTTGAGCATCGCGATGGCCCGTGCTGCGGTGTTGGGTGCCATGTTGTGTTCAGACGCCAGCTCGGCGAGGGTCGGCAACTGGGCACCGACGGGCAGAGCGCCGGACAGGATCGACGCCCGGAGGCTGGCGGCCAGCTGCTCGTAGGGCGATTGCGGCCGCCGAAGGGCGGGCTCCGGTCGCGGGATCAGCCCCGCGATCTTCTCCGCGGCCCGGCGATCGGCGTCGGCACTCCACCCGGCGTAGGTGCGCAATGTCGTGGTCCCACCGCTGCCGTGGCCGAGTCGGCCGGCGACTGTCCGGACGTCGACGTTCGCGGCGATCAGCTCGGTGGCGGAGTAGTGCCGCAAGGAGTGCAGGCGCGTGCTGCGGAGATCCAACTTCACCGCGAGCTTTCGGTATCGCTGGGTGACGCTGGAGGGCGTGAGTGGGGTCGTTCCGTCCGCGGCCCGGGAAAAGACGAAGGAATCGCGGGACCACTCGACGCCCAGCGCTGCGCACGCGGCTTGCCGTCGCTTGCGCAATTCCTGCAGCTGGTCGACCGAGTGCTGGTCCAGTGCCACACGCCGGGTCTGATTCGTCTTCGTCCGCTTCTCGACGCCGCCCCAGTGGCTCCGCTCGATCGTGATGTAGCCGTCCTTCAGATTCACGTCGGTCCACCGGAGGGCGCAGAGCTCGCCGCGACGCCAACCGAGCACCATGGTGAGGAAGAGCAGAAGCGCCCAGTCGGGATCGCGGGATGCCTCGGCGAGGAGCGCCCGGGCCTCCTCCGGCGTCGGAGGGTCGGGCTCGTGCCGGTGAGACGCCGGCGGTTCCGCCAGTTCTGCTTCGTTCACGGACAGGAACTTCCACCGCACGGCGCGGTCGAGGACCGAGCGGATGATGAAGTGCACCTTGCGAACCGTGTTCGGCGCCAGAG from Sporichthya brevicatena includes:
- a CDS encoding alpha-hydroxy acid oxidase; the protein is MSAAQNRTPELTSRHSGAATASQSNPVMVGRPIIPDAGLMESLVKRAYAAGYEALVMMVDAPVGGSLERSLRRGAIPAKYTVRNVLDVASRPQWAAGFLRTAHLIAARNLGEAEVKRKFPPRPVIPGQALSSGPKRSWDDLQRVRDRWDRPLLVKGILDPSDAVQCIERGANGVIVSNHGGRLLDGAPASLSVLPEIASAVAGRGDVLLDGGIRRGSDIAKALALGATACCIGRPYHYGLGAGGEPGVRKVLDILLAEIDRTLAFLGSSSVREIGADRVRRRQPL
- a CDS encoding tyrosine-type recombinase/integrase, whose product is LGQPRKPATPTASRKIEAKAGVRSSNLRGGTSSDLRVCLHKVHQGEPRGMKRGMNSRSLQMWRWSGGRAEGSIELLPSGRYRVRVYAGRDALTGRQMYLRATARTKTEAKAELARLVSQIHDRRQPKASISMAQAIEQWREVVRHEASTRERNEQLIRLYIEPTLGKKPVHKITAEQLELLYSRLLKCRALCSGRPKAGHQCEPLAPNTVRKVHFIIRSVLDRAVRWKFLSVNEAELAEPPASHRHEPDPPTPEEARALLAEASRDPDWALLLFLTMVLGWRRGELCALRWTDVNLKDGYITIERSHWGGVEKRTKTNQTRRVALDQHSVDQLQELRKRRQAACAALGVEWSRDSFVFSRAADGTTPLTPSSVTQRYRKLAVKLDLRSTRLHSLRHYSATELIAANVDVRTVAGRLGHGSGGTTTLRTYAGWSADADRRAAEKIAGLIPRPEPALRRPQSPYEQLAASLRASILSGALPVGAQLPTLAELASEHNMAPNTAARAIAMLKDEGLVSAERGRRAIVVGRSESHT